ACTTCTCTTTTCGTCAATTTCGAAACGGCACTGAAGGAGAAGGCCAAGGCGGCGCGAGGAAGCCTCGAACACGATCAGCAACAGGTCAGTTCACTGATTCACTCACTGCCCGCGCAGTTATGGCAGGCACTCGGTGACACAGACCCTGATTCGACACCGCCGCCCAGCGCCCAAGAAAGTGGGTCCGACGAAAGCCAGTCGACGGCAGATCTCAGCGCACACGATTCTCCACCGATCACTGCCGCCATGCTGGTCGAGTTAATCGGCATTGACGATGCTGCCATACGTACGCATCTGGAGGATGGTCAGAGGATTCTTGAGCATCAAGCACACGATGATCTGAAGCGCTCGCATGAGTGTGCGGACACTGCAGAAGAACTAGGCAAGCAGCTGCAAGCCGCGACTGACCTCGCCCGGCGTGTGCGTGAGCGCATCGAACTGGAAAAACGCGCGAGCACACTCAACGCTGAGCGTCAAGACATTGACGCAGTGCGCACCCAACTGGCTCGAGCACGCCAGGCAGCTCACGTTATTCCTGTTCTCCATCGCCTGGACGAGGCTCGAACGCGCCAGGTCGACGCGCGCAATGCACTGGCGGACGCGATGGCTGCTGCCCGCAGTGCCCACGTCGATCCTGCTTACCTGTCAGGTCTGGACACCGGCGAATCGCGCGAGCCTTCCCTGGCAGATGACAGTGAGATAGCTGCCACGGTGCTCACGCTGACCCGCGCCCATGACACTCTGCACGCTCGCCACATCAAAATCTCTGAACTGGCCGCCGTGGAGGCCGCTTTGCCAGAGCGACGCGAAGCCTTGCAGGGGCAACAAAGTCAGCTCGAGCAGCTTAACCGGCAGCAGGAGTTGCTGCGTCAGCGCATGCGCAACGATGCCGAACAGTTGGAAGCCCTGGCTGCGTCCGATGAGCGGGCAACGACCGCTTCGATCGACCTCACCGCGGCTCAAACGCGCCACGAGGCTCTCGACAAGCGGCTCGACGCCGCGCGCCGTGCCGTCACTGTTGCTCAGAAGTTAGAAGACACGATACGCGAAGCTGAACAAGCTCAGGCGCGCATCGACACAGTTCATGACACTATTCAGCAGGCGCGGCGCGCACTGCTCGCGCAGTCAGCCCTGCGTATTGCTTCGACTCTGGAATCCGGCAAGCCGTGTCCGGTGTGCGGCTCAACCGAGCACCCGTCCCCTGCCCAGGCAGGCGAGGCGGGCACCGTCGATCCTGCTGACATCGACCAGCTGCACGTGCAGTATCAGCAGGAACAGGATGCATTCACCCAATTAAGCGCGCAATGCGCATCGATTCGTTCCACATGGGATGCCCTCGGGCAGCAAGCTGACGGAAGCGTGGAGGATCTGACAGCCGCACTGGCAGACGAAGCACGCACAATCGACGCTCTGAAAGTTGCTCTACAAGCGGTGCAACACGACCAGAAGACCGCCGAGAAACTTCGGACGCAGCGCACACGTGACGACGAGTCATGCCGTGACCTGCTCCGCCGCAGTGATCGCCTGACTCACGACATTGAAACGGCGCAGGCAGCTCTAGATACTGATGAGAAGCGGTGTACAGCGGCGCGCGCCCACGGCGATGGCGAAGCGACCTTGCAGGACATAGATCACGACATCACAGTGCAGATCGACGCCATTGACACATTGAGACAAGCCTGTGAAAACGCCATCCACGCGCGAGCTGCCGTCGACCAGGCGCTGGCTGAACAGGCGGATGCCCTCGAACGATACGGCTACGCAGAAGGCGATGGTGGCACCGCCCAGGTGCGCGCTGACATGCGCACCGACGTGGCAATCAGCGAAATGGATGCTCGCATCACAGCGTTTGATCGAGATGACGCACACGTGCACAATTCCCTGCAATCCGAGCGCCTGAAAGACGTTGACACGTCCCGGAGTCCCGACGTTGACGCGGCAGCGCGCAGCTACAAAGACGCTCAGTCAGTATCGCGTGAAGCAGCCCAACGTGCCGGCGCCAGCTCGCAGGTTGCTGCCGATGTGAAAAAAGCTGTGGCAACTGTTCAGGAACGCCTCGACACACTGGTGAAGAACCGCGACGCGTTCGGGCCGCTTGACTACCTCTCGCAGCTGGCATCATCGGGTCAGCTCTCGGCGGACTCACCGCAAACTTCTCTGTCCCACTGGGTGCTCGGTAGACGACTGGATGACGTTCTGGCCTGCGCTAACCCTCGTATCATGACAATTTCGAACGGGCGCTACGAGCTGATTCGTTCAGACAAGGACTATTCGCGCAATAAAGCTCAAGGCCTCGGCCTGACGGTACTCGACCATGAAACAGACAAGGTACGCTCCCCGAAGACGTTATCGGGAGGAGAAACATTCTACATTTCCCTTGCTCTGGCACTGGGCCTGTCCGATGTCGTGACCACCGAAAACGGTGGCATCGAACTGCGCACGATGTTCATCGATGAAGGCTTCGGGTCACTTGACTCCTCCACCCTCGACACGGTGATGGCGCAGCTGGCGTCCCTGCACACATCAGGGCGTACCATCGGCGTGATTTCGCACGTCGCAGACATGACGTCGCGGATCTTAGACCAGATCGAAGTCATACCAGTGGCATCGGGAGGATCAACACTGCGGGTACGCGCATAGGCACCTCGAGAATCACACGCGGGTACGGCCGCAGCTGACGATGCCACCACCAGCGCACGTGGTGCGCTCACTCGCGTCAAACCACAGCAACGGTTCATCCCACAGCGCGTCAAGAGCCCCGGTCACATCGTCCTCAGTGAGGGCCTGCGTCACGCGCTCAACCAGCGGCGCCGCCTCCGCGTCATCAATGAAGAAAGCCACCACATCATCCCACCGGTACGTCTGGGGACGTGCCTGTGCAACATGCACAGCAGCCAGGTCGCCTGCCTCATCGCTGACCTCAGCCTCAGCCTCACACGCGATGACAACTCGGCGTGCCGGCACACAGAAGGCAGGTGAATCAAGGCATGCGCGAGCCTCATCACCATCTTCTTCGTCCTCTGCATCGCGGCGATCGCGGATCAATTCGAGTGAGGCGAGAGCAGCCTGGTTCATCGCAGAGTCTTCACGCTCCTCAATGTCGTCGCCTCGAAGCCCATCCTCAAGAATCGCCACATACCCTGGTCGAACAGGCGGCTGATCGGCAGATAACTCGTCTAAAACCGCTGGCACATACAATCGCATGCCTCCAGTGTCCCACATCAGTGCCGCGCGCTTGCCGCGGTGAGCATCACGCAGCATGTTCAGGAAGCACAGCCAACACCACCTGGGTCAGCGCGGCCAACGCCTGACCGACCGGCTGATCAGGTTCGGCATGAACAATTGCCCGCGCGTGCAGCAGGGAGGCGCTCACGCGCGAGTCCTCCGGGACAAGTTGAATACTGCGCCCGGGAATCACCGGAGCGAGGGCCTGGACAATCGCGTTGACAGGTCGAGGCCCTGCTCCCGACGATGACACATGGTTGGCCACCAGGATCGGCTCGACGTGCGGGGCGATCTGGCCTACCCACTGATACGCGTCCACAAGCCGATTGATACCCAGAGAATCACCACGAAACACGCACATCACCGCATCAGCGTTCCGCACAATTGCCGCGACCAGGTCATCGCGCGACCCCTGATGCCGATTCCCCGGTGCCACCGGATCCAGCGTTGCTGCAGCCACGTCCACGATGATGAGGTCATACAGCGAGCGGGCCGCCGACAGTGCGCTGACCACCGCTGCCGGTGATACCTCACGCCAACGTTGCGGCGACGTGATTCCCGTGAGAATGTCGAGGGAATCGGTCAGTGGTACTGCAGCTCCCCGAATCTCGTCGGCTCCGACATCAGTGCGCGCAGCAGTCCGTGAGAGCACAGCGATACCCGACGCATCCTGCGCAATACCCGCCATATGAGCCAGGGATGGTGCACACGTGTCAGCATCGACGAGGAGGACGCGCGCACTGGCTGACGCACCCGCCGCCACGTTGAATGCTATTGTCGACCTTCCGGGAGCACCTGACGGCCCCCACACACAGACGATCTTCCCGAATTCCGCAGTCCCGTCAACGCTGCGCTGCCCGTCTGATAACTCGTCATCACCGTCGGCAAATGCGTAGGAGCGCTTTTGATGCGCTATCTGGGCTTCCCGTCGGCCGGACGCATCCTCCCCCGTTTGGGGAAGCTCACCGCTCTCCGGAGAAAAAGATGCACTCATCCCCAAGGCGCGCAGCGAATCCACGATCCCATCAGGTGAATCGGGCTGAGCAATTCCATCAGCATGCAGCGCACGTAAGGACGGCGCATCAGCCAGGGGCGCGAGAACAATGACACCGATATGGTGCGCGTGCAGGTCCTCCACGATGCGGGCATCAAGGTCAGGATCATCAGCATCAATAATGGCGCATTGTGCAACCGATGAGCGCGCGCATGCCCGCACTTCCGTCAGGTCAGCGCACCGGCGCGACACAGTAAACTCCTCGCTTTCGTTGATCGCCTGGACGAGGCGCCCCTCCGTCTGGGTCGGCGCGCACACGATCACACTGATCGGCCCACTCATTGTCCGATCGGAACGGCCGTGATCGTTCCGTTTCCTCCCGTAGCTTCAAGCACGGCTGAGACGTCAGAAAATGGGATACGTACTTCAATTCTGTGCACCGATGCAGCACCGATTCCTGCGGCGCCCTCGACACTGCGAATAAAAACGGCGTTGCCCGATACGACCGTTGGGTGGGACTGATGGTCTTTGCTCATGGAGGCTGAAGGGATCGACCACAGTTCAATGGATGTGCCGGTAGCAGTGGACTCCGGTAGTCCGGCACCTATGTCGATCACGAGGCGGCGATAATCGTCGTCTTCGTCCGTTGTCACTGCTCCCGTTGCAATCAGCTCACCTTTTCCGATGCTGTGCGACGCCAGCGCTCCGTCAGGAAGCTCATCGCGCTGCACATACGCATTGCTTTCGGGCCGTGCATCCACGATCTGCAGATTCGACGTGTCCAGCGGTTCTCCCGGAGCGATGTCGCGCGTTGCCTGATAGATGCTCACTCCGCCGCGGGCATGAGATACAAGGAGTGTGCACGCAAGGATAGACAGCGTGACGAGTGCGATGCCGATCAGGAATCGCGGATCACGTATGACGCTGCGCCGGCGCGGTATTCGGGCGGTGTTCTTCATATGTGGCACTCCCACATCATGCCCGGTTTTTTCCTCGATGTGGAGTTATCCACAAAAACTTCCGCTCGCCCCCACACACTGCCTTTGCGGTCAGTTCGCTCTGACCTGCATCTTCACACATGAGGCCTCGTCGAGGAGTCCTCTCGCCTCGTCCACATGCTCACAAAGTGGACACGCAACTTTCGATGAACACCGCACTATATCCACAACAAGTGAATAAAGCTTTACTGAACTGAAAGGAAATGTCATGATATGGATATGACTTCACGATTCCTGACACTGGCCGACGTCGCTGAAACACTGAACCTGACGATGTCCGCCGCCCGTTCACTGGTGACGTCGGGGGAACTTCCTGCAATCCAGGTTGGCGGCAAGAAGGCATGGCGGGTTGAAGCCAGTGTTCTCGAGCAGTACATTCAGGATCAGTACGCGGCTACTCGTGAGCGCATGAAGGTCGAATCGGCTCACAGCTAACGGCGCGTCAGATCATCAGCGAATCTGCCATCTGGCTCGGCGCACGCAGCGTGCGTATCCCACCCGTCGACAGCGACATGACGACTGGAGTGGTGAAGTCACGCGTGTCAAGAGCCTGCCCGCTGGACATGCTTTCAAGATCAAAGTGGTCACCCATGACAGCACAGACGTATCCTGCGTGCTGGCCGCCTTCATGGTCGATGACGACGTACACATTCTCATCTCTCAGCGCGCGCAGAACGTGACTGATCGCCACCTCATGTGCCAGCGCTGACTCATCGGCTGCGCGACTTCCCAGCGGCCAGGCTGCGACAATGGCGTGAGCCGGGATGAGCACCATGTGTACCCCATTGTCGATCACAATCCACTCACGCGCGCAGTCTCGAACGATCCCTGTCATGCGCTCACCTCCGCGCAGTAAGACGTTCAAGTTACTCCCCCGCGTCGCGAGCAGGCGCGCTGACATCGTTACACGCGCACACTCAACATCTGCGAGCTCGTCGACAAGAATGTCCATTTCCTCGCGCCGTTCAGCATCGAAGCGCGCACTTAAGTCTGCCAGAAGGCGATCCAGATCCATGCGCACAGTGTGGCACAAACTAAAAGGAACTGCCACCACTTGACATCAATTATTCTTTCGTGCACACTCTAATCAATTCTTACGAACTAACATCAACTGACACGAAAGAAGTTCGATATGAATGGAGACAGTAGGTCTGGATACGTAGTCGAGACGGATGTCATGGATGGAACTGATTGCAATCGTGGGCTGGTGACGGTCACTGCCTGGGCAGGTGTACCTCTCCTGGCACTGACCGCCTACCTCGCTGTCCTCATTGTGCGATCAGGTGATCTGTATCGACCGGAGCTGTTGATTGCTCTGATCATCGCCTGTGTTGCAACGGTTTTTCTGGCATGGAACCAGCTCTGCGTCTTCCTGGCACTCCTCGCGACAGCTTCGTCGCGCACTGATGCACTGTCGCGGGCTCTCATTCGTTTTATTCGTCGCTTCGGCACGCAGCAGGCACGCGCAGTAATCGCGCGTCATGCTCTGGCGTTGAGCGTGTCGACCACCGCGATCAGCGCTATTGGAATGCCGGTTTTTGCCGCGCCACTCACGCCTTCCACCCCTTCTCTGACCAGTACATCATCTGCCACGCACGTTCTTCCCTTTTCTTCCATCGACGAGGGTGACTCCACGATTCCCGATGATCTGACCTGGCCAGCGTTGACCGCACAATCCACTTCGACAGCGCAATCAGGAGGTCCAAGCGCACAGCTTCCCTCCCCTTCTCACCAGATGCCACACGACACTCAACCAGAAGGCAACGCGATGGCACCCTCGCACTCTGGGCCGTCGACACAGACCGAGCACTCTGCACCATCTGCGAAGAACACTCCGCCTCAAGTCAGCCACCCTG
The sequence above is a segment of the Schaalia radingae genome. Coding sequences within it:
- a CDS encoding SAF domain-containing protein: MKNTARIPRRRSVIRDPRFLIGIALVTLSILACTLLVSHARGGVSIYQATRDIAPGEPLDTSNLQIVDARPESNAYVQRDELPDGALASHSIGKGELIATGAVTTDEDDDYRRLVIDIGAGLPESTATGTSIELWSIPSASMSKDHQSHPTVVSGNAVFIRSVEGAAGIGAASVHRIEVRIPFSDVSAVLEATGGNGTITAVPIGQ
- a CDS encoding helix-turn-helix domain-containing protein; translation: MTSRFLTLADVAETLNLTMSAARSLVTSGELPAIQVGGKKAWRVEASVLEQYIQDQYAATRERMKVESAHS
- a CDS encoding LysM peptidoglycan-binding domain-containing protein, with translation MDGTDCNRGLVTVTAWAGVPLLALTAYLAVLIVRSGDLYRPELLIALIIACVATVFLAWNQLCVFLALLATASSRTDALSRALIRFIRRFGTQQARAVIARHALALSVSTTAISAIGMPVFAAPLTPSTPSLTSTSSATHVLPFSSIDEGDSTIPDDLTWPALTAQSTSTAQSGGPSAQLPSPSHQMPHDTQPEGNAMAPSHSGPSTQTEHSAPSAKNTPPQVSHPAGSSASQGTDSSKQPASPSHAYSTDSSGKPASPVSSNGLSSAGQAASSVHSHGVGAAGHDASPAPTHNTASSNTGSATHYEIQPGDCLWTIAETSLPASASDATIARHVERLIHANAEVIGDDPDLIHPGTVITIPPKENS
- a CDS encoding AAA family ATPase; protein product: MSGPISVIVCAPTQTEGRLVQAINESEEFTVSRRCADLTEVRACARSSVAQCAIIDADDPDLDARIVEDLHAHHIGVIVLAPLADAPSLRALHADGIAQPDSPDGIVDSLRALGMSASFSPESGELPQTGEDASGRREAQIAHQKRSYAFADGDDELSDGQRSVDGTAEFGKIVCVWGPSGAPGRSTIAFNVAAGASASARVLLVDADTCAPSLAHMAGIAQDASGIAVLSRTAARTDVGADEIRGAAVPLTDSLDILTGITSPQRWREVSPAAVVSALSAARSLYDLIIVDVAAATLDPVAPGNRHQGSRDDLVAAIVRNADAVMCVFRGDSLGINRLVDAYQWVGQIAPHVEPILVANHVSSSGAGPRPVNAIVQALAPVIPGRSIQLVPEDSRVSASLLHARAIVHAEPDQPVGQALAALTQVVLAVLPEHAA
- a CDS encoding AAA family ATPase produces the protein MKIRCLDLEGIGPFISHHTVDFTRFDDGGLFLLHGPTGAGKSTILDCVSFALYGTVARQGDADNARLRSTLVDEKAPSRVSLVFETDAGIFRVTRTPQFTREGRKTAINQSAHLEKVRADESGTYVTVDALCSRVKDTNIEITHLIGLNGVQYLQTAILPQGKFSQFLTASSEDRHALLSSIFQTSLFVNFETALKEKAKAARGSLEHDQQQVSSLIHSLPAQLWQALGDTDPDSTPPPSAQESGSDESQSTADLSAHDSPPITAAMLVELIGIDDAAIRTHLEDGQRILEHQAHDDLKRSHECADTAEELGKQLQAATDLARRVRERIELEKRASTLNAERQDIDAVRTQLARARQAAHVIPVLHRLDEARTRQVDARNALADAMAAARSAHVDPAYLSGLDTGESREPSLADDSEIAATVLTLTRAHDTLHARHIKISELAAVEAALPERREALQGQQSQLEQLNRQQELLRQRMRNDAEQLEALAASDERATTASIDLTAAQTRHEALDKRLDAARRAVTVAQKLEDTIREAEQAQARIDTVHDTIQQARRALLAQSALRIASTLESGKPCPVCGSTEHPSPAQAGEAGTVDPADIDQLHVQYQQEQDAFTQLSAQCASIRSTWDALGQQADGSVEDLTAALADEARTIDALKVALQAVQHDQKTAEKLRTQRTRDDESCRDLLRRSDRLTHDIETAQAALDTDEKRCTAARAHGDGEATLQDIDHDITVQIDAIDTLRQACENAIHARAAVDQALAEQADALERYGYAEGDGGTAQVRADMRTDVAISEMDARITAFDRDDAHVHNSLQSERLKDVDTSRSPDVDAAARSYKDAQSVSREAAQRAGASSQVAADVKKAVATVQERLDTLVKNRDAFGPLDYLSQLASSGQLSADSPQTSLSHWVLGRRLDDVLACANPRIMTISNGRYELIRSDKDYSRNKAQGLGLTVLDHETDKVRSPKTLSGGETFYISLALALGLSDVVTTENGGIELRTMFIDEGFGSLDSSTLDTVMAQLASLHTSGRTIGVISHVADMTSRILDQIEVIPVASGGSTLRVRA
- a CDS encoding DUF6912 family protein — translated: MRLYVPAVLDELSADQPPVRPGYVAILEDGLRGDDIEEREDSAMNQAALASLELIRDRRDAEDEEDGDEARACLDSPAFCVPARRVVIACEAEAEVSDEAGDLAAVHVAQARPQTYRWDDVVAFFIDDAEAAPLVERVTQALTEDDVTGALDALWDEPLLWFDASERTTCAGGGIVSCGRTRV